In one Oncorhynchus masou masou isolate Uvic2021 chromosome 23, UVic_Omas_1.1, whole genome shotgun sequence genomic region, the following are encoded:
- the LOC135510726 gene encoding zinc finger protein 16-like, translating to MSRKRNHSFTETSLSPDPQNTFMDTPGPTARAEDDLLEFEPDEELLCSVSDITEHLGRNITVVLETALSKIRKIVSVRIRVLKIELREKTDEIEVLKARLEIQRDGRDPYPSGMTTEASSVFRKSDFHSGSKHSNDPKKAKPAMPGVKKENINAICDYLMKDKNSRGAEADSDPTNPPSGSDRDSRHEPQPHSLNLWSDTIPDAGSGDEESDSNTDDLFGILPSGSKRIYDYEWMTGVEYTSDLKGMREPKCETIPDEDEEEKDEEEGDESNERDGGLEHPSAPFSHDAHTPDFPLAPQASSGGEGDGSVEDHVDRLEPGQQFPSHTYLCPLCGTFCPDSLFLEEHIKLIHGNTTGTHSALQSTSTTLLTLGEGSSNSKRGLGVLEGGSMGAGSGGMSLARGGGGGGTREKKVEGGYECGDCGRHFNYLGNLRQHQRIHTGEKPFICPECGERFRHAARLKSHRLGHNGGQSPFPCPQCGKGFPVLSGLKRHQRVHTGESPYACQQCGRRFKELGNLYTHQRIHSGATPYCCQQCGRSFRHLGTYKSHRCTPIQ from the exons ATGAGCCGCAAAAGAAACCACAGTTTCACCGAAACAAGCCTTTCTCCCGACCCCCAAAACACATTCATGGACACGCCGGGGCCTACGGCGAGAGCCGAAGATGATTTATTGGAATTCGAACCCGACGAGGAGCTACTCTGCTCGGTGAGCGACATCACCGAACACCTTGGAAGAAACATAACAGTGGTGCTCGAAACAGCATTGTCCAAAATCAGGAAAATTGTCAGCGTCAGGATACGGGTTCTGAAAATTGAGCTGCGGGAGAAAACAGACGAAATTGAAGTCCTTAAAGCAAGGCTGGAGATACAAAGAGACGGTAGGGACCCGTACCCCAGCGGAATGACCACCGAGGCATCATCTGTATTCCGAAAATCAGACTTCCATTCGGGCAGCAAGCACAGCAACGACCCCAAGAAAGCCAAACCAGCCATGCCTGGCGTAAAGAAAGAAAACATCAATGCAATTTGCGATTATCTGATGAAAGATAAGAATTCACGGGGGGCTGAAGCGGACAGCGACCCGACCAATCCTCCGTCTGGTAGTGACAGGGACAGCCGCCACGAACCCCAGCCGCACTCCCTCAACCTGTGGTCGGACACCATCCCTGACGCGGGGTCTGGGGATGAGGAGTCGGACTCGAACACGGATGACCTATTCGGCATACTACCATCGGGAAGCAAACGGATCTACGACTATGAATGGATGACGGGTGTGGAGTACACGTCGGATTTGAAAG GTATGAGGGAGCCTAAATGTGAGACAATACCAGATGAAGACGAAGAAGAGAAAGACGAGGAAGAGGGTGATGAGTCAAACGAAAGGGATGGTGGATTGGAGCATCCCTCAGCACCTTTCTCCCATGACGCCCACACCCCTGACTTTCCCCTGGCCCCCCAGGCCTCctcaggaggggagggggacgGTTCTGTGGAGGACCATGTGGATCGACTAGAACcag GCCAGCAGTTTCCCTCCCACACATACCTCTGCCCGCTGTGTGGAACCTTCTGCCCCGACTCCTTGTTCCTGGAGGAACACATCAAACTGATACATGGCAACACCACCGGCACCCACAGCGCCCTGCagtccacctccaccacactcctCACCCTGGGGGAGGGTAGCAGTAACTCAAAACGGGGGTTGGGGGTGCTGGAAGGTGGGAGCATGGGGGCTGGGTCTGGGGGGATGAGCCTAGCACGAGGAGGAGGCGGGGGAGGTACGAGGGAGAAGAAAGTGGAAGGGGGCTACGAGTGTGGCGACTGTGGCCGCCATTTCAACTACTTGGGCAACCTACGGCAGCACCAGCGCATCCATACAGGGGAAAAGCCCTTCATATGCCCCGAGTGTGGGGAGAGGTTCCGGCACGCTGCCCGATTGAAGAGTCACCGGCTGGGGCACAATGGCGGGCAGAGCCCCTTCCCTTGCCCCCAGTGTGGGAAAGGCTTCCCGGTGCTCTCCGGCTTAAAGAGGCACCAACGGGTGCATACAGGGGAGAGCCCCTACGCGTGCCAGCAGTGTGGGCGGCGCTTCAAGGAGCTTGGTAACCTGTATACCCACCAGAGGATCCATAGTGGTGCCACACCCTATTGCTGCCAGCAATGTGGGAGGAGCTTCCGTCACCTGGGCACCTACAAGAGCCACCGCTGCACCCCAATACAGTGA